The Streptomyces tendae DNA segment TCAGCAGGGTGGTCTTGCCCGCGCCGTTGGGGCCGGTGACGAGAAGCCTGCCGCTGCGGCCGAGGGTGAGGGACCCCAGGCGCAGGCGGTCACCCACGCATACGTCCGACAGCTGGACGGCGGGCGCTTCCGCCGGCGCGCTTCCCGCGTCCTCTCCCGGTCCGTCCCCCGGCAGTGCCATACGTGGTGTGAAGGCCAGCGGGTCGGGCGGTGGGGTCACGGGGTGGGTGGTCAGCCGCTCAACCCGCTCACGGGCGTTGCGGATGCGGGCCATCGCGCCATGGGCCCGGCCGCGGGCCCGGAAGCCGCCGTGGCCGAAGTTGGCCAACGGCGCCTTGCGCGGGATGACGCCGAGGCGGGCGGCGTGACCGGTGGCCAGCCGCTCGTTGCGGGCCAGCTCGGAGCGCCATTCCTCGTACTCCTGCAGCCGTCGGCGACGCTCGGCCGCCTTCGCCGTCCGGTAGCCGGTGTAGCCGTCGCCGTAGCGGGTGACCTTCCCCGCCTCGGCCTCCAGGACCGTGGTGGTCAGGCGTTCCAGGAACACGCGGTCGTGGGTGACGGCGAGCACCGTGCCCCGGTGCGACAGCAGTTGGGCCTCCAGCCACTCGAGCGCCCGGTCGTCCAGGTCGTTGGTCGGCTCGTCCAGGAGCAGCAGCTCCGGGCGGCCGGCCAGGACCCCGGCCAGGGCGAGGCGGGAGCGCTCACCGCCGGAGAGGGTGCCGAGCCGGCGCTCACGGCGGAGTGCCGGCAGGCCGAGGTGGTGCAGGGCGATGTCCACCCGGTGGTCGGCGTCGTAGCCCTCCCGGGCCTCGTAACGGCCGAGGAGCACGTCGTAGGCGGCGAGTGCCGCCGGGTCCTCGACGTCCTGGAGTTCCTGCCCGGCCTTGTGCAGCTCGGCCTCCAGGGCGCGCAGGTCCGCGAGGGCCAGGTCGACGGCGTCCTGGACGGTGGCGGTCGGGGGCAGGGGGAGGGTCTGGGGCAGGTGACCGACACCGTCGGCGGCGGTCACGGTCACCTCTCCGCTGTCCGGGCGCTCCTGGCCTGCGACGATCCTGAGCAGCGTGGACTTGCCGGCGCCGTTGTCGCCGATCAGCCCGGCCTTCTCGCCTGGCTTCAGGGTGAAGGAGACGTCGTCCAGAACGGTGCGGCCGGGGTAGCCCTTGGTGACGTGGCGAAGCGTGAGTTGTGGGGTGTGCAAGGTGCGGATCCCTCCTGGCGCAACGGGTTTCGGCCCGGGCCGGATCGGGGTGGACAGCTGCGCGGCGAGGCGCGGCGACCGCGGAGCAGGGCTCTACGCGGTCGGCACCGGTGAACTCACAGGGAACCCATGAGCAGGACACTACGGCATGCCGTGTGATCTGACAAGACGATACGTCTCGGCTCATTCGCGAAGTGGGGCGCGCGGCTCCGCAGGGAGGCGCGGGAACCGGCGGCGACTTCGGCCGGCCTGTCAGTACGACCTCCTCGAGACAGCGGCGGGCGCCGCGGCAGCGCACGATCGCCTCAACGATGTCGCGAGGCGAGCGACCACCGCGCCGCCCGTGCTCCCCCGAGGGCTCAGCCGAAGGCTCAGCCGAGGATCTTCAACAGCCGCTCGGCGAGGACCTCGGCGGATGCCGGGTTCTGCCCTGTGACCAGCTTCCGGTCCTCAACCCGGCCGGCAGTGCCCACGGGCGCTGCCGGCCGCCGTCACACACGGTCCTTGCAACCCACCCGACCCGCGACCCGCGGCCTGCCGCCGACGGCCTCAGCCGGAGCGGACAGGCTTCGGCGGAGCACTCCGCGATCTCGGGTGTGTACGACGGATGACTGTCCGGTGACTCAGAAGGTCAGGCTCCAGCGCTGGAGATGACCCGGGTCCAGGTCGTACAGCCCCGGGGTGGCGTCGGTGACCCGAAGCGTCCAGGTACCGGTCTTCGTGACGGCGGAGGCGTCGACCGTGTACGTCTCGTGCAGTTCGGGCGTGAGCACCCAGGGTCCCCAGGGCTTGACCGGGACGACGGTGCCGTCGGGGGCGATCAGGTCGATCAGCATGGCGTTGCTGAACCCGTGGTCGAGGTCGACCGTGACCTTGAGGTCGCTCGGCGCCTTGCCCGGCTTCCCCTTGTAGACCAGCGGGGACTCGGCCACCCCCCACTGGGGGATCACGTACCTGGTGGGGTTGACGAAGAAGTGGCCTCCGGACTCGAGAGCGGTCCAGGTGAAGGAGAACGTCCGGGTGTCCCCGGCCGCGTCCGTGACGACGACGGACGAGGGATAGTCACCGGCCTTGCGGGGCGTACCGGTGATCAGGCCGGTGGCGCGGTCGACCGACAGCCCCAGAGGCAGCTTTCGCGCGGAGTAGGTGAGCGGGCCGGGACGCGTGCTGGACGCCCTGATCCGGCGGCTGACCGGCTGGCCGGTGGCCACCGGCTCGGTCGGCAGCGGGTCCGCGGCGATGTGGTTGACGAACCGGTTGCCGACGTTGACACCCGCCCAGGCGTTGGCGACGGCCTCGTAGGCATCGCTCTGCGAGCCGTACAGGTCGGCCGCGGCCTGGAGCGTCGCGGTGCGGGCGCCCGCGTAGTCGGTGGTACTGGTCATGTAGACCGTGAGGGCGCGGTACACCACCTCGGCGGCGTCGCTCCGTCCGATGCCCGCGACGGGCAGCTTGTCGTAGGTCGGGCTCTCGTAGTCCACACCGTTGATGGTCTTCTGCCCGCTGCCCTCGGCGAGCAGGTAGAAGAAGTGGTCACCTATCCCGGCCACCATGTGCGCTTCTTTCCACCTGGCTTCCGGCGTCCAGTAGTCCAGGGGCGCGTAACCGACGGCGCTGACACCGGCCTTCGAGGGACGGTCCATGTAGCGGATGGGCTTGCCGTCGCCGTGCAGGTCGTCCAGCTCGGCCACCATGTAGTCGGGCACGTCATGGGGGTTGTCGGCGTAGAACTCGACGGCGGCAGCCATCATGTCGCTGATCGCTTCGTTGAGGCCCGGCGATTCACCGAAGTCGCCCAGCCCCGCCGTGGCGGAGGTGACTCCGTGCGTCATCTCGTGGGCGGCGATGTCCAGGGACGTCACCGGGTGCTGCCCGTCCGCTCCGTCGCCGTAGCTCATGCAGAAACAGCCGTCCTGCCAGTTGGCGTTGGCGAGAGGCACCCCTCGTGACTGCTCGTAGTGCACCCGGGAGGTGCTGCCGCGGCCGTCGTCGGCTATGCCGTTGCGGCCGAAGCGGTCCTTGAAGAAGTCCCACGTCATCCGCGCGCCGTACGCCGCGTCGACCGCCGCGGTCTGGGGGTCCGACGGTGTTCCGTCGCCCCACACGTCGTCGTCGTCGGTGAACAGGACCCCGCGTGAGTCGACGCTCGAGTCGAGCGTCCGGTGGCCACCGCGCTCGGGGTCGATCAGGGCATAGGTGCCGTCGGCCTGAGGGGTGGAGCCGATCGTGACGCGCCCGCCGTGGAGGCTGTTGCCCTGGGCGGACTTCACGTGTTCGGCGCTCGCCAGGACGGTACCGCTCGCGGCGTCCGTCACGACGTGGCGCTCGCTGGGGGAGCCGTCCTGCTGCACGCCGGTGACCACCGTCTCCCAGGCCAGCGTCGGACGGCCGCCCATCATCCACACGACCCGGCGGGGGGCGTCGTGTGCGTCCGCCTTGCGGGTGCCCTCCGCCGACGCCTTGCTCAGGGCCGACTTCCTCGCCGTGGCCGCGGGCACCTCGGCCGTGGTCGTCCCCAGGGTCAACTCGCCCTGGGCGGCGTAGGTGACGGTCCGGGACCCGCCCTGCTGATGAACCACCAGGTCGCCACCGAGCACAGGCAGTCCGGCGTACGTGCGGTCGTAGCGGGTATGCACCGTCCCGTCGGCGTCTTCGACGACGTTCTTCGGGATCAGTGTCTCGTGACTGCCGAGACCCAGTGAACGGGCCGTGTCCGGCGCCGCGTCGGCCGCCCGGTCGAGCAACTGCCGGCGTCGGGCGGGCGACAGGGGGACGGCCCTGGCTCCCGCCCTGGCCGTCGCGTCAATCTGAGGGAGCGCTCCCACCGACCGGGGGTTCCCCGAGGTGCCGTCAGGGGACGCGGCACCGGCCGAGGCGGGCAGCGCGGAGACCGCCAGGGCCGCGGCGGTGATCACCACGGTCGCGGCCAGGCGGCGTCTGCGGCGGTGTGAACCCTGTGGGGCTACCGCCCTGTTGCTGGAGGAATTCAATTGCGGGTCCTTCTGTTCGGCTGTCTTCGAGTGGTGACGGCCGCCAATGCCGGTGCCGGAGGCCGTGATGCCTCCGGGTGCGGGTTGCAGCGGAGTGATCGTTACAGGCGAAACAGCCGTCGCGAAGGGCCCTGTTGGATCATGAGCAGATCTTTACCTGGTCGACCCTGATTGTTTTTGATCGATTTCGGGCGTTGTGACGAAGCTCCTCACCCCGCGCGCCGCCGCTGGGGCGAGGCCTGCCGGGCACGCCCGTATCCGTTGCGGTCGGTGACGTCCTCGCCCTCCGGTGCGCTGCTCCGGTGTGGCCCCGAGGCGGTGGCCGACCGGCTGATCGCGGTGCGCCATCGCCTCGGTGCACATGCGGAATTCGAGAAAGAGCCTGAGGTGTCCGCACCCGGTGGATCGCAGCAGAACGGGACCGAGGGTCCATCTGACTGCGCGGGCGTCCGGTCCGCCCGCGCAGCCGGACGGCGGTCAGACGGTGAACCGGTGGGTGCCCGAGCCGACCCGGAACACCTGGCAGCCGTCCTCGTGGCGCAGTGGTGTCGCGCCCGTGTGCGTGACCCGGTCCGTGGCCGACGCCGGGACCCACACCTGCGCCGTGGTGTTCGCGGGCACGGAGCACGTCAGCTCGAAGCGGCCGCGCCGGCGCCGCCACCACGTGGAGATCGGGCCGCGCACCGACCTCAGCGTCGCCCGGGCTTCGTCGATGCCGCCGCCGGGACGTGGGCGGACGAGGATCTCGCGGTAGCCCGGCCGGCCCGGGGAGATACCGGCGATGTGGGTGTACATCCACTCCCCCACCGAGCCGTAGGCGTAGTGGTTGAAGGAGTTCATGCCCGGGTCCTGGAAGGTCCCGTCGGGCCGGAGGGAGTCCCAGCGCTCCCACATCGTGGTCGCGCCCTGGTCGATCTGGTAGCCCCAGCTCGGGAAGGTACGCCGGGTGAGCAGCCGGTAGGCGATGTCGGTGTGTCCGGTGTCGGTGAGAACGGGCAGCAGTCGGGGCGTGCCGAGGAACCCGGTCGACAGGTGCCAGTCGCGTGCCTCGATGAGGGCCACGAGGCGGTCGGCCGCCGCGCCCCGCAGCGCGTCCGGCACCAGCCGCATGGACAGGGCGAGGACGTACGCGGTCTGCGTGTCACCCTTCACCCTGCCCGCGGCGTCGACGTACGCCCGCTGGAACGCTTCCCGCACCCGCCCGAACAGGTCGTCGTAGGGCGCCGGGTCCCGGTCCAGCTCGCGTGCCATCCTCGCCGCGAGGTCCGCGACGTGCGCGAAGTAGGCGGTGGCGATGACGTCCTTCGGTGTCTCGTCCTCGACGTTCAGCCAGTCGCCGAAGCCGTCCGCCGGCCGCAGCAGGCCGTCGCTGTGCTTCTCCAGGTAGCCCAGCCAGGCCACCACGGACGGCCACGCGTCCTCGACGACGCGCAGGTCCCCGTACGCCTGGTAGAGGGCCCACGGGACGGTGACGCCGGCGTCGCCCCAGCCCGCGGCTCCGTCGCCGAGGCGCCCGACGTCGGGTGCCACGTGCGTGAAGGAGCCTTCCGCCGTCTGCGCGTCGCGCAGGTCCGTCAGCCACTTCGTCAGGAAGCGCGCCGACTCCATGGTGTAGGCGGCGGTGGGTGCGAACACGTTGATGTCGCCGGTCCAGCCGAGACGTTCGTCCCGGGCCGGGGTGTCGGTCGGGACGGAGAGGAAGTTCCCCCGCTGCCCCCAGGTGATGTTGCTGTGCAGTCGGTCGAGCATCGGCGAGTCGGTCTCGAAGGTGAGCGTGGCCGGCGCGTCGGTGTGCATGACGCGTCCGGTGACCGCTCGAGCGGTCGGGGTGCCGGGGAAGCCGGTGACCTCGACGTAGCGGAAGCCGTGGAAGGTGAAGCGGGGTTCGTACGTCTCGGTGCCGCCGCCCTTGAGGACGTATGTGTCGGTCGCTTTCGCGGCGCGGAGGTTCGCCGTGTAGACGGTGCCGTCCGCGTTGAGGACCTCGGCGTGCCGCAGGCGCACCACGGTGCCCGCCTCGCCCTTGACCCGTAGCCGTACGGAACCGACCATGTTGCGGCCCAGGTCGAAGACGAACGCGCCGGGCCGGGGCTCGGTGACACCTGCCGGCGTCAGCTCCTCGGTGACCCGTACGGGGGCGTCGACCTGGGCCACGACACGCGCGGGAAGTTCGCCGTCCGCCGCACCGGCGCGCGGCCATGTCCCGTCGTCGAAGCCCGGTGAGGTCCAGCCGGGAGTCTCCTTGCGGGCGTCGTACGTCTCGCCGTCCAGCAGGTCGGCCGCCACGATCGGCCCCGTCGACGCGGACCAGTCCGTGTCGGAGGTGACGCGCTGCGTGGTCCCGTCGGCGTAGTCGACCTCCAACTGGGCCAGCAGTGCGGGGTGTTCGCCGTACTGGTGCGGGCCGAACATGCCGACGTTGCCCGCGTACCAGCCCGGCGCGAGATGGACCCCGAGGGCGTTGCCGCCGCTACGGACCAACTCCGTGACGTCGTGCGTCTGGTACTGCACGCGGGTGCGGTAGTCCGTCCAGCCGGGGGCGAGTTGGTCGCGGCCGACCCGGACCCCGTTGAGGTGCGCCTCGTAGAGCCCGAGCGCGGTGACGTACAGCCGCGCCCGCCGCACCTTCCCGCGCCGAAGGGAGAACTCACGGCGCAGCCGGGTGACGGCGTGCGTGACGGGCGTGACCCTCCCCCACGGGCCGCCTCCCCACGGTGCCGCCTCGCGGGCGGCCGCCCATGCCGTGTCGTCGAAACCCGCGCCGCGCCAGTCCCCGGCAGGCTCCTGGTCGGTGGCCTTCCACGCGGCGTCCGTCACGATGCGCTGCTCGCCGGATGCCGTGCGTACGACGAGGACGGCGAGCAGACCGGCGGGTCCTTCGGTGCCGTTGACCGCCTCGACCGCGATCACGTTGCCGCCGGACCTCACCTGGTCGATGACGTCCACGACGGCGGGCTTGCGCCAGTCCTGGTTGTCCGTGGCCAGGTCGGTGCGGGCCACCTCGCGGCCGTTGACGGACGCCGAGTAGGCGTTGTCCGCGGTGATCACCAGTGTGGCCGAGGTGACGGCCTCGGGGAGGTCCGCGGTGCGGCGGAACCAGCGGGTCTCGGCCGGGGCGCTGCTCGCCGGGTCGCCCTCGGGGAACCAGATCCAGTGGCAGCCCTGGAAGGAGGGTGCGTCGGTCAGCTCCGCGGGGGCGGAGATCCACCGCGCGGACCACTGATCGGCACCGAGCAGGCCGGTCTCCCACCAGTCCGGTTCGCTCCACCCGGAGACCCCGCCCCGGCCGTCCCAGACCCGCACGGTCCAGAAGTACCGTGTCCTCGGCCGTAGTTCGGGCCCCGCGTACGGGACGAGGGCCGACTCGTCCGACGCCACCCGGCCGCTGTCCCAGATGTCCGGGTGGGCCAGGGCGGCGGCGCTGGTGGCCACCCGCAGCTGGTAGGCGCTCTGCCGGAGCCCCGGCTCGTCCGAGGCCATGGGCCAGCTGAACCGCGGGCGGGGTTCGTCGAGTCCCAGCGGATGCCGGGCGTACTCGACCGTGGGGGCGGTGATCTTCACGGGTGCGGATCTGCCGCCCGCTCGGGCGGTGGTGGGGGGCGCGGGCGCGCCCTGGGCCGGCACGGCTCCGGCTGCCGCGGCGGCCACCGCGGCCGCCGTGCTCGCCAGGACGTTTCTGCGACTGATCACTACGCCACCTCGCACGGTAGGATTGAATCGTTTCACATGCGGTGAGCGTGGCCACCGTAGAGGCGCGGGCCGCGAAGGGTCAATGAGAAGCGCGCGTAAAAAAGCGTGAAGGGTGAGGCCGCACGCACTCGCGAGCCCACGGGCGTCACGGGTGATTCCTTCAGGCGCGAGCCCAAGGGGTGCAGGCGGTGACTCCGTCACCGTGAGGGCTCTGGCAGTGATTGAACGGTTTCAATCGGAGAACGGCTGTCGCCGACAGCCCGCCGTCCCACCCGACCGATTTCGGCCATGAGCCGGGCGCCCGGTGAGGCACGTCGTCAGGGCGTGCCGGAGGCCGCGCGGGACACGGTCGGTTCCGGGTGACTCGAAACGCGCGATGCGGGAACCGGAACAGGAGTCACGACACAGGGGGTGACGCCGAGTACCCGCCCGCCCGGCACCCTCACCGGAGGAGATTCCACGATGGCGCACGAAGACGACACCCAGCGGGCCGTACCGAACACGCCGGAGATGCGTACGGACGGAGACGGCGTCACGCGCCGCCGGCCCCTGCGCAGGCGGCACGTCGAGGAGACCGTCGACGTCGCGGTGCCGGTCCGGACGGCGTACAACCAGTGGACGCAGTTCAAGATCTTCCCGCGCTTCTCGGGCGTGGTGCGCAGCGTCGAGCAGGTCAGGCCGACCGTGACGGCCTGGACCCTCGGCCGCGGGCCGCTGCGCCACCGTTTCGCGGTCGAGATCGTGGAGCAGGACCCTGACGCCTACCTGGCCTGGCGCGGACTCGAACAGCACCCCTCGCACGAGGGCGAGGTCGAGTTCAGGCCGAACGGCTCAGGGGGCACCACGATCACCGTCCGGATGCTCCTGGAACCGCGGGGAGCCGCGGGGATCCTCACCCGCTCGTCCCGGGTCACCGACATGGCCGCCCGGCTGGTGCGCGGCGAGCTGGTCCGCTTCAAGCGGTTCATCGAGGGACTGGGGCAGGAGGGCGGGGCCTGGCGCGGCACGATCCGCAACGGCCGTGTGCAGCACGACCGCCCGGAACCGCCCAGGAGCCGCGTCGCCCAATGGCCCGTCGGCTGACCCGCGTACCGGACACGGCAAGAGAAAGGCGAACCCATGCAGAACGCGCCCGGCGAGGAGCCGGAGACCACCCTCTCCGTGACACCGCCGAAGAAGTGGGCGGCCGGTGTCCCCGCGGTCGTGCACGCCCTGGAGTACTCGCTGGAGCAGACGTCCCCGCGCAGGACCGGGGTGGACCTGCTGACGATGAACCAGGTGGGGGGCGTCGACTGTCCCGGCTGCGCGTGGGCGGACCCGGCCCCGGGCCGGCGTCATCGCAACGAGTACTGCGAGAACGGCGCCAAGCACATCAACGACGAGGCGACCACCCGCCGGATCACCCCCGACTTCTTCCGTGAGCACAGCGTCTCCGACCTCGCCGCCCGCTCCGACCTGTGGCTCAACCAGCAGGGGCGACTCACCGAGCCGATGATCAAACGGCCCGGCTCCGACCACTACGAGCCCGTCGACTGGAACGAGGCCCTGGGCGTCCTCGCGCAGGAACTCAAGGCGCTGGCCTCCCCCGACGAGGCCGTCTTCTACACCTCCGGCCGCGCCAGCAACGAGGCCGCGTTCATCCTGCAGCTCTTCGCCCGTGCCTTCGGCACCAACAACCTGCCGGACTGCAGCAACATGTGCCACGAGTCGAGCGGCTTCGCCCTGAGCGAGACCCTCGGCACCGGCAAGGGCAC contains these protein-coding regions:
- a CDS encoding TlrC/CarA/OleB/SrmB family ABC-F type ribosomal protection protein; its protein translation is MHTPQLTLRHVTKGYPGRTVLDDVSFTLKPGEKAGLIGDNGAGKSTLLRIVAGQERPDSGEVTVTAADGVGHLPQTLPLPPTATVQDAVDLALADLRALEAELHKAGQELQDVEDPAALAAYDVLLGRYEAREGYDADHRVDIALHHLGLPALRRERRLGTLSGGERSRLALAGVLAGRPELLLLDEPTNDLDDRALEWLEAQLLSHRGTVLAVTHDRVFLERLTTTVLEAEAGKVTRYGDGYTGYRTAKAAERRRRLQEYEEWRSELARNERLATGHAARLGVIPRKAPLANFGHGGFRARGRAHGAMARIRNARERVERLTTHPVTPPPDPLAFTPRMALPGDGPGEDAGSAPAEAPAVQLSDVCVGDRLRLGSLTLGRSGRLLVTGPNGAGKTTLLKVLAGELRPDEGSVRVPGRVGHLRQDETPWSPDLTVTEAFGLGRAGTADEHADALLALGLFRPTELRLRMGELSYGQRRRVELARLVAEPAALLLLDEPTNHLSPALVEQLEEALTGYPGAIVLVTHDRSLRARFQGEHLRLPQPAGVLVG
- a CDS encoding M4 family metallopeptidase gives rise to the protein MVITAAALAVSALPASAGAASPDGTSGNPRSVGALPQIDATARAGARAVPLSPARRRQLLDRAADAAPDTARSLGLGSHETLIPKNVVEDADGTVHTRYDRTYAGLPVLGGDLVVHQQGGSRTVTYAAQGELTLGTTTAEVPAATARKSALSKASAEGTRKADAHDAPRRVVWMMGGRPTLAWETVVTGVQQDGSPSERHVVTDAASGTVLASAEHVKSAQGNSLHGGRVTIGSTPQADGTYALIDPERGGHRTLDSSVDSRGVLFTDDDDVWGDGTPSDPQTAAVDAAYGARMTWDFFKDRFGRNGIADDGRGSTSRVHYEQSRGVPLANANWQDGCFCMSYGDGADGQHPVTSLDIAAHEMTHGVTSATAGLGDFGESPGLNEAISDMMAAAVEFYADNPHDVPDYMVAELDDLHGDGKPIRYMDRPSKAGVSAVGYAPLDYWTPEARWKEAHMVAGIGDHFFYLLAEGSGQKTINGVDYESPTYDKLPVAGIGRSDAAEVVYRALTVYMTSTTDYAGARTATLQAAADLYGSQSDAYEAVANAWAGVNVGNRFVNHIAADPLPTEPVATGQPVSRRIRASSTRPGPLTYSARKLPLGLSVDRATGLITGTPRKAGDYPSSVVVTDAAGDTRTFSFTWTALESGGHFFVNPTRYVIPQWGVAESPLVYKGKPGKAPSDLKVTVDLDHGFSNAMLIDLIAPDGTVVPVKPWGPWVLTPELHETYTVDASAVTKTGTWTLRVTDATPGLYDLDPGHLQRWSLTF
- a CDS encoding alpha-L-rhamnosidase, whose amino-acid sequence is MISRRNVLASTAAAVAAAAAGAVPAQGAPAPPTTARAGGRSAPVKITAPTVEYARHPLGLDEPRPRFSWPMASDEPGLRQSAYQLRVATSAAALAHPDIWDSGRVASDESALVPYAGPELRPRTRYFWTVRVWDGRGGVSGWSEPDWWETGLLGADQWSARWISAPAELTDAPSFQGCHWIWFPEGDPASSAPAETRWFRRTADLPEAVTSATLVITADNAYSASVNGREVARTDLATDNQDWRKPAVVDVIDQVRSGGNVIAVEAVNGTEGPAGLLAVLVVRTASGEQRIVTDAAWKATDQEPAGDWRGAGFDDTAWAAAREAAPWGGGPWGRVTPVTHAVTRLRREFSLRRGKVRRARLYVTALGLYEAHLNGVRVGRDQLAPGWTDYRTRVQYQTHDVTELVRSGGNALGVHLAPGWYAGNVGMFGPHQYGEHPALLAQLEVDYADGTTQRVTSDTDWSASTGPIVAADLLDGETYDARKETPGWTSPGFDDGTWPRAGAADGELPARVVAQVDAPVRVTEELTPAGVTEPRPGAFVFDLGRNMVGSVRLRVKGEAGTVVRLRHAEVLNADGTVYTANLRAAKATDTYVLKGGGTETYEPRFTFHGFRYVEVTGFPGTPTARAVTGRVMHTDAPATLTFETDSPMLDRLHSNITWGQRGNFLSVPTDTPARDERLGWTGDINVFAPTAAYTMESARFLTKWLTDLRDAQTAEGSFTHVAPDVGRLGDGAAGWGDAGVTVPWALYQAYGDLRVVEDAWPSVVAWLGYLEKHSDGLLRPADGFGDWLNVEDETPKDVIATAYFAHVADLAARMARELDRDPAPYDDLFGRVREAFQRAYVDAAGRVKGDTQTAYVLALSMRLVPDALRGAAADRLVALIEARDWHLSTGFLGTPRLLPVLTDTGHTDIAYRLLTRRTFPSWGYQIDQGATTMWERWDSLRPDGTFQDPGMNSFNHYAYGSVGEWMYTHIAGISPGRPGYREILVRPRPGGGIDEARATLRSVRGPISTWWRRRRGRFELTCSVPANTTAQVWVPASATDRVTHTGATPLRHEDGCQVFRVGSGTHRFTV
- a CDS encoding SRPBCC family protein; amino-acid sequence: MAHEDDTQRAVPNTPEMRTDGDGVTRRRPLRRRHVEETVDVAVPVRTAYNQWTQFKIFPRFSGVVRSVEQVRPTVTAWTLGRGPLRHRFAVEIVEQDPDAYLAWRGLEQHPSHEGEVEFRPNGSGGTTITVRMLLEPRGAAGILTRSSRVTDMAARLVRGELVRFKRFIEGLGQEGGAWRGTIRNGRVQHDRPEPPRSRVAQWPVG